In one window of Aphidius gifuensis isolate YNYX2018 linkage group LG4, ASM1490517v1, whole genome shotgun sequence DNA:
- the LOC122854550 gene encoding uncharacterized protein KIAA0513 isoform X2 has protein sequence MVDVSGALPSSDGGTLMGRTKDALRSMRSAIGGGSEYLQGLGSRIGSALSSSFEDSDLTTSPSSPPTPPHRNEQNNNCENNGNLRRKLRLPRFSTGLSQDDYEVMTRHKLERQDSNFSRSHRKYPPGMTYEEIASSRTTTIIPKEMIKVDNVISPDRYSIESIEPLQEKDIRATGPDPYEKLDYKTNIPCSSGSASDLDGYGPSTSLDSNMDGRRVWERSGSSGSVQSWASSLSADSQSEEAAADFMKFFVPLLFEAPGTIDQEQKANFGQMVLSESGRIWFARVVNARRARACVTEASFYSLAQHFALTLFECHEADDFAPAKSLMNMCFTFYHEVEVPGLEPYREYLYTHLRVQPIWTSMRFWTAAFFDAVQCERAARPVPARSKSLDQDKIAADDRKFQANIVFGQLGTFTCNMHAFGLSRTLCLEFLRKQCIIANLTPEQEKMLRDNIMRMFDESEPWR, from the exons ATGGTAGATGTAAGTGGTGCTTTACCATCAAGTGATGGTGGTACATTAATGGGACGTACAAAGGATGCACTTAGATCAATGAGATCAGCAATTGGTGGTGGTAGTGAATATCTTCAAGGACTTGGTAGCCGCATTGGTTCAGCATTAAGCAGCAGTTTTGAAGACAGTGATTTAACTACTAGTCCATCATCACCACCCACTCCTCCACATCGtaatgaacaaaataataattgtgaaaataatGGAAACTTGAGAAGAAAATTACGGTTACCCAG aTTTAGCACTGGATTATCACAAGATGACTATGAAGTAATGACAAGACATAAATTAGAACGACAAGATTCAAATTTTTCACGTTCTCATCGTAAATATCCACCTGGTATGACATATGAAGAAATTGCATCATCAAGAACAACGACAATCATACCAAAAGAAATGATTAAAGTTGATAATGTCATTAGTCCTGATCGTTACAGCATTGAAAGTATTGAGCCATTACAGGAAAAAGATATCAGAGCAACTGGACCAGATCCATATGAAAAACTCGACTATAAAACAa ATATACCTTGCAGCAGTGGATCAGCAAGTGACCTTGACGGATATGGACCGAGCACAAGCTTAGATTCGAATATGGATGGTCGTAGAGTTTGGGAAAGATCAG GTTCTTCAGGATCAGTACAATCATGGGCATCAAGTTTATCAGCTGATAGTCAGTCTGAAGAAGCCGCTGCtgattttatgaaattttttgttcCTCTGTTGTTTGAAGCACCTGGTACAATTGACCAAGAACAAAAAGCAAATTTTGGACAAATGGTTCTG AGTGAATCTGGCAGAATTTGGTTTGCAAGGGTGGTAAATGCAAGAAGAGCCCGTGCTTGTGTTACTGAGGCATCATTCTATTCATTGGCACAACATTTCGCCTTGACTCTTTTTGAGTGTCATGAAGCTGATGATTTCGCTCCAGCTAAAAGCTTAATGAATATGTGTTTTACATTTTATCATGAAG tTGAAGTACCAGGCTTAGAACCATACAGAGAATATTTATACACTCATCTAAGAGTTCAGCCAATTTGGACCTCAATGAGATTTTGGACAGCGGCATTTTTCGATGCTGTACAATGTGAAAGAGCTGCAAGACCAGTACCTGCAAGATCAAAGtcacttgatcaagataaaatCGCTGCTGATGATAGAAAATTTCAAGCTAACATTGTTTTTGGTCAATTGGG tacATTTACATGTAATATGCATGCATTTGGACTGTCAAGGACACTTTGTCTAGAATTTTTGAGAAAACAATGCATCATTGCAAATCTTACACCAg AGCAAGAAAAAATGCTACGAGacaatataatgagaatgtttgATGAATCCGAGCCATGGagataa
- the LOC122854550 gene encoding uncharacterized protein KIAA0513 isoform X1, protein MVDVSGALPSSDGGTLMGRTKDALRSMRSAIGGGSEYLQGLGSRIGSALSSSFEDSDLTTSPSSPPTPPHRNEQNNNCENNGNLRRKLRLPRFSTGLSQDDYEVMTRHKLERQDSNFSRSHRKYPPGMTYEEIASSRTTTIIPKEMIKVDNVISPDRYSIESIEPLQEKDIRATGPDPYEKLDYKTTRAPNRYETVVFRLDIPCSSGSASDLDGYGPSTSLDSNMDGRRVWERSGSSGSVQSWASSLSADSQSEEAAADFMKFFVPLLFEAPGTIDQEQKANFGQMVLSESGRIWFARVVNARRARACVTEASFYSLAQHFALTLFECHEADDFAPAKSLMNMCFTFYHEVEVPGLEPYREYLYTHLRVQPIWTSMRFWTAAFFDAVQCERAARPVPARSKSLDQDKIAADDRKFQANIVFGQLGTFTCNMHAFGLSRTLCLEFLRKQCIIANLTPEQEKMLRDNIMRMFDESEPWR, encoded by the exons ATGGTAGATGTAAGTGGTGCTTTACCATCAAGTGATGGTGGTACATTAATGGGACGTACAAAGGATGCACTTAGATCAATGAGATCAGCAATTGGTGGTGGTAGTGAATATCTTCAAGGACTTGGTAGCCGCATTGGTTCAGCATTAAGCAGCAGTTTTGAAGACAGTGATTTAACTACTAGTCCATCATCACCACCCACTCCTCCACATCGtaatgaacaaaataataattgtgaaaataatGGAAACTTGAGAAGAAAATTACGGTTACCCAG aTTTAGCACTGGATTATCACAAGATGACTATGAAGTAATGACAAGACATAAATTAGAACGACAAGATTCAAATTTTTCACGTTCTCATCGTAAATATCCACCTGGTATGACATATGAAGAAATTGCATCATCAAGAACAACGACAATCATACCAAAAGAAATGATTAAAGTTGATAATGTCATTAGTCCTGATCGTTACAGCATTGAAAGTATTGAGCCATTACAGGAAAAAGATATCAGAGCAACTGGACCAGATCCATATGAAAAACTCGACTATAAAACAa cAAGGGCACCAAATCGCTATGAGACGGTCGTTTTTCGTttag ATATACCTTGCAGCAGTGGATCAGCAAGTGACCTTGACGGATATGGACCGAGCACAAGCTTAGATTCGAATATGGATGGTCGTAGAGTTTGGGAAAGATCAG GTTCTTCAGGATCAGTACAATCATGGGCATCAAGTTTATCAGCTGATAGTCAGTCTGAAGAAGCCGCTGCtgattttatgaaattttttgttcCTCTGTTGTTTGAAGCACCTGGTACAATTGACCAAGAACAAAAAGCAAATTTTGGACAAATGGTTCTG AGTGAATCTGGCAGAATTTGGTTTGCAAGGGTGGTAAATGCAAGAAGAGCCCGTGCTTGTGTTACTGAGGCATCATTCTATTCATTGGCACAACATTTCGCCTTGACTCTTTTTGAGTGTCATGAAGCTGATGATTTCGCTCCAGCTAAAAGCTTAATGAATATGTGTTTTACATTTTATCATGAAG tTGAAGTACCAGGCTTAGAACCATACAGAGAATATTTATACACTCATCTAAGAGTTCAGCCAATTTGGACCTCAATGAGATTTTGGACAGCGGCATTTTTCGATGCTGTACAATGTGAAAGAGCTGCAAGACCAGTACCTGCAAGATCAAAGtcacttgatcaagataaaatCGCTGCTGATGATAGAAAATTTCAAGCTAACATTGTTTTTGGTCAATTGGG tacATTTACATGTAATATGCATGCATTTGGACTGTCAAGGACACTTTGTCTAGAATTTTTGAGAAAACAATGCATCATTGCAAATCTTACACCAg AGCAAGAAAAAATGCTACGAGacaatataatgagaatgtttgATGAATCCGAGCCATGGagataa